The proteins below come from a single Chryseobacterium nepalense genomic window:
- the rpoB gene encoding DNA-directed RNA polymerase subunit beta, whose amino-acid sequence MSKTTATTKGTPRINFSSAKGKIITPDFLDIQIESFREFFQLDTLPEDRTNEGLYKTFQENFPITDSRNQFVLEFLDYLVDSPRYSIDECVERGLTYSVPLKARLKLYCTDPEHEDFQTVVQDVYLGPVPYMTPSGSFIINGAERVIVTQLHRSPGVFFGQTYHANGTKLYYSRIIPFKGSWMEFTTDINSVMYAYIDRKKKLPLTTLLRAIGYESDKDILQIFDLAEEVKVSKAALKKVEGRTLAARVLNTWFEDFVDEDTGEVVSIERNEIILDRETILEKEHLDLILDAGVKSILIHKENSNEFSIIQNTLQKDPTNSEKEAVEYIYRQLRNADPPDEETARGIIEKLFFSEQRYSLGEVGRYRLNKKLGLNIPTTTEVLTKEDIIAIVRHLIELVNSKAEVDDIDHLSNRRIKTVGEQLAGQFGVGLSRIARTIKERMNVRDNEIFTPLDLVNAKTLTSVINSFFGTNQLSQFMDQTNPLSEITHKRRLSALGPGGLSRERAGFEVRDVHHTHYGRICPIETPEGPNIGLISSLGIYAKINRLGFIETPYRKVADSKIDLNADPIYLNAEDEEDKVIAQANVELSDNGDFLTDRIIARLDGDYPVVEPSQVNLIDVAPNQISGISASLIPFLEHDDANRALMGSNMMRQAVPLLKPQAPVVGTGLEQQVARDSRILINAEGTGTVEYVDADRIVIKYERSEDEDLVQFESATKTYNLTKFRKTNQSTTITLRPNVRVGDVVEKGQVLCDGYATEKGELALGRNLVVAFMPWKGYNFEDAIVINEKVVREDWFTSIHVDEYSLEVRDTKLGMEELTADIPNVSEEATKDLDENGMIRIGAEVKPGDIMIGKITPKGESDPTPEEKLLRAIFGDKAGDVKDASLKADSSLRGVVIDKKLFSRNIKDKKKRTEEKLKLEEIENTYKAKFDDLRNTLIEKLNTLVSGKTSQGVKNDLDEEIIGKGVKFTHKLLTSVEDYVNVSGSDWTVDNDKNELIKQLIHNYKIKYNDIQGVKNREKFAISIGDELPAGIMKLAKVYIAKKRKLNVGDKMAGRHGNKGIVSRIVREEDMPFLEDGTPVDIVLNPLGVPSRMNIGQIYETVLGWAGQKLGLKFATPIFDGATLDQITEYTDKAGLPKFGHTYLYDGGTGERFTQAATVGVIYMLKLGHMVDDKMHARSIGPYSLITQQPLGGKAQFGGQRFGEMEVWALEAFGASNILREILTVKSDDVIGRAKTYEAIAKGESMPEPGIPESFNVLLHELQGLGLDVRLEE is encoded by the coding sequence ATGAGTAAAACAACAGCAACAACTAAGGGAACGCCGAGAATTAATTTCTCGTCAGCAAAAGGAAAAATCATCACTCCTGACTTCCTGGACATCCAGATCGAGTCTTTTAGAGAGTTTTTCCAGCTTGATACGCTTCCTGAAGACAGAACGAATGAAGGTCTTTACAAGACTTTTCAGGAAAACTTCCCGATTACGGATTCCAGAAACCAATTTGTGTTGGAATTCCTGGATTATCTGGTAGATTCTCCGCGTTATTCAATCGATGAGTGTGTGGAAAGAGGATTGACTTATTCAGTTCCTCTTAAAGCAAGGCTTAAATTGTATTGTACAGACCCAGAACACGAGGATTTCCAAACCGTAGTTCAGGATGTATACTTAGGTCCGGTTCCTTATATGACTCCTAGTGGATCTTTCATCATCAATGGTGCTGAGAGAGTTATCGTTACCCAGTTACACCGTTCGCCTGGTGTATTCTTCGGACAGACGTACCACGCAAACGGAACCAAATTATATTATTCAAGAATCATTCCTTTTAAAGGATCTTGGATGGAATTTACAACCGATATCAACAGCGTTATGTACGCGTATATCGACCGTAAGAAAAAGTTACCATTAACAACTTTATTAAGAGCAATCGGATACGAATCTGATAAGGACATCCTTCAGATCTTCGATCTTGCTGAGGAAGTGAAAGTTTCTAAAGCTGCCCTTAAAAAAGTAGAAGGAAGAACATTAGCTGCGAGAGTTTTGAACACTTGGTTTGAAGATTTCGTAGACGAAGATACAGGTGAAGTAGTTTCTATCGAAAGAAACGAGATCATCTTGGACAGAGAAACTATTCTTGAAAAAGAACATTTAGATCTTATTCTTGATGCTGGTGTGAAATCAATCCTGATTCACAAAGAAAACAGCAATGAATTCTCTATCATCCAGAATACATTACAGAAAGACCCTACCAACTCTGAAAAAGAAGCGGTAGAGTACATCTATCGTCAGTTAAGAAATGCAGATCCGCCAGATGAAGAAACAGCAAGAGGAATCATTGAAAAATTATTCTTCTCTGAGCAAAGATATTCATTAGGTGAAGTTGGACGTTACAGACTAAACAAAAAGTTAGGTCTTAATATTCCTACAACAACTGAGGTTCTTACCAAAGAAGATATCATCGCGATCGTAAGACACTTGATCGAATTGGTAAATTCTAAAGCTGAAGTTGATGATATCGACCACTTATCAAACAGAAGAATTAAAACGGTTGGTGAGCAGTTGGCAGGACAGTTCGGTGTAGGTCTTTCAAGAATTGCAAGAACAATCAAGGAAAGAATGAACGTTAGAGATAACGAAATCTTTACGCCGCTTGATCTTGTTAATGCTAAAACGTTAACATCAGTAATCAACTCGTTCTTTGGTACCAACCAGCTTTCTCAGTTCATGGACCAGACCAACCCGCTTTCAGAAATCACGCACAAGCGTAGACTTTCTGCACTAGGGCCTGGAGGTTTATCAAGAGAAAGAGCAGGTTTCGAGGTTCGAGACGTTCACCATACGCACTACGGAAGAATTTGTCCGATCGAAACTCCGGAAGGACCAAACATCGGTTTGATTTCATCTTTAGGTATTTATGCTAAAATCAACAGACTTGGTTTCATCGAAACGCCGTATAGAAAAGTAGCAGACAGCAAGATTGATCTTAATGCTGATCCTATCTACTTAAATGCTGAAGATGAAGAAGATAAAGTAATTGCTCAGGCAAACGTTGAATTGAGTGATAATGGAGACTTCTTAACAGACAGAATTATTGCAAGATTGGATGGTGACTATCCGGTAGTTGAGCCTTCTCAGGTTAATCTTATCGATGTAGCACCAAACCAGATTTCCGGTATTTCAGCTTCATTGATTCCGTTCCTGGAGCATGATGATGCGAACCGTGCATTGATGGGATCCAACATGATGCGTCAGGCAGTTCCTCTATTGAAGCCACAGGCTCCGGTAGTGGGTACAGGGCTTGAGCAGCAGGTTGCAAGAGATTCAAGAATTTTGATTAACGCTGAAGGTACAGGAACTGTAGAATATGTTGATGCTGACAGAATCGTTATTAAATATGAAAGAAGCGAAGACGAAGATTTAGTACAATTCGAGTCTGCTACTAAAACATATAACTTAACTAAGTTTAGAAAAACCAACCAAAGTACAACCATTACCCTAAGACCAAATGTAAGAGTAGGTGACGTAGTGGAAAAAGGACAGGTACTTTGCGACGGGTATGCTACTGAAAAAGGAGAATTGGCTCTTGGTAGAAACTTAGTGGTTGCGTTCATGCCTTGGAAAGGATACAACTTCGAGGATGCGATCGTAATCAACGAAAAAGTTGTACGTGAAGACTGGTTTACTTCAATCCACGTAGATGAATATTCTCTTGAAGTTCGTGATACCAAATTAGGTATGGAAGAGCTTACAGCAGATATTCCAAACGTTTCTGAAGAAGCTACTAAAGATCTTGACGAGAACGGTATGATCAGAATCGGGGCTGAAGTGAAGCCTGGAGATATCATGATTGGTAAAATCACCCCAAAAGGTGAATCTGACCCGACTCCTGAAGAAAAACTTCTTAGAGCGATTTTCGGTGACAAAGCCGGTGATGTAAAAGATGCTTCATTAAAAGCAGATTCTTCATTAAGAGGTGTTGTGATCGACAAGAAATTGTTCTCAAGAAACATTAAAGATAAAAAGAAAAGAACTGAGGAAAAACTTAAGCTTGAAGAAATTGAAAACACTTACAAGGCTAAGTTTGATGATTTGAGAAACACTTTAATTGAAAAATTAAATACACTCGTAAGCGGTAAAACTTCTCAGGGCGTTAAAAACGACCTTGACGAAGAAATCATCGGTAAAGGGGTGAAGTTTACTCACAAATTATTGACTTCAGTTGAAGACTATGTAAACGTTAGCGGTTCAGATTGGACGGTTGATAACGATAAAAATGAATTGATCAAACAATTAATTCACAACTACAAAATCAAGTACAACGATATTCAAGGGGTTAAAAACCGTGAGAAATTCGCAATTTCAATCGGAGATGAACTTCCTGCAGGTATCATGAAGTTGGCTAAAGTTTACATCGCTAAGAAACGTAAGCTGAATGTAGGAGATAAAATGGCAGGACGTCACGGTAACAAAGGTATCGTTTCGAGAATTGTTCGTGAAGAAGATATGCCATTCCTTGAAGACGGAACACCAGTAGATATCGTATTGAATCCACTTGGGGTACCTTCACGTATGAACATCGGTCAGATCTATGAAACAGTTCTTGGATGGGCTGGTCAGAAATTAGGATTGAAGTTTGCAACACCGATCTTTGATGGGGCAACGCTTGATCAGATTACTGAGTACACAGATAAAGCAGGTCTTCCTAAATTCGGTCACACCTATCTTTATGATGGTGGTACCGGAGAAAGATTTACTCAGGCAGCGACCGTGGGTGTGATCTACATGCTGAAATTAGGTCACATGGTTGATGATAAGATGCACGCACGTTCGATCGGTCCATACTCATTGATTACTCAGCAGCCGTTAGGAGGTAAAGCTCAGTTCGGAGGTCAGAGATTCGGAGAGATGGAGGTTTGGGCTCTTGAAGCATTCGGAGCATCAAATATCCTGAGAGAGATCCTTACCGTGAAGTCGGATGACGTAATTGGTAGAGCGAAAACTTACGAAGCCATTGCTAAAGGTGAATCGATGCCTGAACCAGGTATTCCGGAATCATTCAATGTACTACTTCATGAGTTACAAGGTCTTGGATTAGACGTAAGACTAGAGGAATAA
- the rplL gene encoding 50S ribosomal protein L7/L12 yields the protein MSDLKNLAETLVNLTVKDVNELAAILKDEYGIEPAAAAVVVAGGGAAEAAEEKTEFDVILKSAGASKLAIVKLVKDLTGAGLKEAKDIVDGAPAPIKTGISKDEAEALKKQLEEAGAEVEVK from the coding sequence ATGTCAGATTTAAAAAATTTAGCTGAAACGCTAGTAAACTTAACAGTAAAAGACGTAAACGAATTAGCTGCTATCCTTAAGGATGAGTACGGAATTGAGCCAGCTGCTGCTGCAGTTGTAGTTGCAGGTGGAGGTGCTGCTGAAGCTGCTGAAGAAAAAACTGAATTCGACGTAATTCTTAAGTCTGCAGGTGCTTCTAAATTAGCGATCGTTAAATTGGTAAAAGATTTAACTGGTGCTGGTCTTAAAGAAGCTAAAGATATCGTAGATGGTGCTCCTGCTCCAATCAAAACAGGTATCTCTAAAGACGAAGCTGAAGCGCTTAAGAAGCAATTAGAAGAAGCTGGTGCTGAAGTAGAAGTGAAGTAA
- the rplJ gene encoding 50S ribosomal protein L10: MTKDQKVVAIQEIKDLLQDAKVVYVADLDGLNAAKSSEFRRQAFKQNIKVKVVKNTLLQKAMEQIDGVDFSEMFETFKGNSALMIAETANAPAKLIKDFRKKEEKPALKSAFVQETFYLGDNNLDALVSIKSREEMIGEIIGLLQSPIQRVVSALQNKSEGTEAQAEEAAPAVEEAPAAETPETPAAEGEAPAVE; the protein is encoded by the coding sequence ATGACAAAAGACCAAAAAGTTGTAGCGATACAAGAGATCAAAGATTTGCTTCAGGATGCTAAAGTAGTATATGTAGCTGATCTGGACGGTTTGAACGCTGCTAAATCTTCTGAATTCAGAAGACAGGCTTTCAAGCAAAATATCAAAGTGAAAGTGGTGAAAAATACACTTTTGCAAAAAGCAATGGAGCAGATTGATGGAGTAGATTTCTCTGAAATGTTCGAAACTTTCAAAGGAAACTCTGCATTAATGATTGCTGAAACAGCTAACGCTCCTGCAAAATTAATCAAAGACTTCAGAAAGAAAGAAGAAAAACCTGCATTGAAATCAGCTTTCGTACAGGAAACTTTCTACCTTGGTGACAACAACCTTGATGCCTTAGTTAGCATCAAGTCTAGAGAAGAAATGATCGGTGAAATCATCGGATTACTTCAGTCTCCAATCCAGAGAGTTGTTTCTGCTCTTCAAAACAAATCTGAAGGTACAGAAGCTCAAGCTGAAGAAGCTGCACCTGCAGTTGAAGAAGCTCCGGCTGCTGAAACTCCAGAAACTCCAGCTGCCGAAGGTGAGGCTCCAGCTGTTGAATAA
- the rplA gene encoding 50S ribosomal protein L1 gives MAKLTKKQKEALSKVEKGRIYNLEEGAALVKEVNTAKFDASVDIAVRLGVDPRKANQMVRGVVSLPHGTGKDVKVLALVTPDKEAEAKEAGADYVGLDEYLQKIKEGWTDVDVIVTMPAVMGKLGPLGRVLGPRGLMPNPKSGTVTMEIGKAVTEVKAGKIDFKVDKYGIIHAGIGKVSFDAAKIKENAQELISTLIKMKPTAAKGTYVKSIYLSSTMSPGIAIDTKAIN, from the coding sequence ATGGCAAAATTAACTAAAAAGCAAAAGGAAGCTTTAAGCAAAGTAGAAAAAGGAAGAATCTATAACCTTGAAGAAGGTGCAGCTCTTGTAAAAGAGGTAAACACTGCAAAGTTTGATGCTTCTGTAGATATCGCTGTAAGATTAGGGGTAGATCCAAGAAAAGCAAACCAAATGGTAAGAGGTGTTGTATCTCTTCCTCACGGTACTGGTAAAGATGTTAAGGTGTTGGCTTTAGTAACTCCGGATAAAGAAGCAGAAGCTAAAGAAGCAGGAGCTGACTATGTAGGTCTTGATGAATATTTACAAAAAATCAAAGAAGGTTGGACAGATGTTGACGTTATCGTTACAATGCCGGCTGTAATGGGTAAATTAGGACCATTAGGTAGAGTATTAGGACCAAGAGGTTTAATGCCGAACCCAAAATCAGGAACTGTAACCATGGAAATTGGTAAGGCAGTAACTGAAGTAAAAGCTGGTAAAATTGACTTTAAAGTAGACAAATACGGAATTATCCACGCTGGTATTGGTAAAGTATCTTTTGATGCTGCTAAAATCAAGGAAAATGCTCAGGAATTGATCTCTACTTTGATCAAAATGAAGCCAACTGCTGCTAAAGGTACTTATGTGAAGTCTATCTATTTATCTTCTACAATGAGTCCTGGTATTGCAATCGATACTAAAGCTATTAACTAA
- the rplK gene encoding 50S ribosomal protein L11, producing the protein MAKKVFKMVKLQVKGGAANPSPPVGPALGSAGVNIMEFCKQFNGRTQDKPGQVLPVVITVYEDKSFEFVIKTPPAAIQLMDAAKIKGGSGEPNRNKVGSVSWDQVKKIAEDKMTDLNCFTMDSAVSMVAGTARSMGLRVTGTKPTFNA; encoded by the coding sequence ATGGCTAAAAAAGTCTTTAAAATGGTAAAGCTTCAGGTGAAAGGTGGCGCAGCTAACCCTTCTCCACCAGTAGGTCCAGCTTTGGGTTCTGCAGGTGTGAACATCATGGAGTTTTGTAAGCAATTTAACGGAAGAACTCAAGATAAGCCGGGACAAGTTTTACCTGTAGTTATTACAGTATACGAAGACAAATCTTTTGAATTCGTAATCAAAACTCCTCCTGCAGCAATCCAGTTAATGGATGCGGCTAAGATCAAGGGTGGTTCCGGAGAACCAAACAGAAACAAAGTGGGTTCTGTATCTTGGGATCAAGTGAAGAAAATCGCTGAAGATAAAATGACTGACCTTAACTGCTTTACAATGGATTCTGCAGTTTCTATGGTTGCAGGTACTGCTAGATCTATGGGATTAAGAGTAACAGGAACTAAACCAACTTTTAACGCTTAA
- the nusG gene encoding transcription termination/antitermination protein NusG, which yields MSELKWYVLKAISGQENKVKNYIETEIKRLGFEQYVTQVVIPMEKVIQIRNGKKVPKERPYYPGYLMIEADLMGEIPHVIKNIPGVISFLSLTKGGDPVPMRKSEVNRMLGRMDELSEFASDVEIPYVVGENVKVIDGPFNGFNGTVEKILEDKKKIEVSVLIFGRKTPMELSYVQVEKV from the coding sequence ATGAGCGAATTGAAATGGTATGTGCTGAAAGCAATCAGCGGACAGGAAAATAAAGTGAAAAACTACATTGAGACGGAAATCAAACGTTTAGGGTTTGAGCAGTACGTTACTCAGGTAGTTATTCCTATGGAAAAGGTTATTCAGATCAGAAACGGTAAAAAAGTTCCTAAAGAAAGACCTTACTATCCTGGTTACCTGATGATTGAAGCTGATTTGATGGGAGAAATTCCTCACGTTATTAAGAACATTCCAGGAGTTATTTCTTTCTTAAGCTTAACAAAAGGAGGGGATCCTGTTCCGATGAGAAAATCTGAAGTAAACAGAATGCTGGGAAGAATGGATGAGCTTTCTGAATTTGCAAGCGATGTTGAAATCCCATATGTAGTGGGTGAAAACGTTAAAGTAATTGACGGACCATTCAACGGATTCAACGGAACTGTAGAGAAAATTCTTGAAGATAAAAAGAAAATTGAAGTTTCGGTTCTGATCTTTGGTAGAAAAACCCCAATGGAACTCAGCTACGTACAGGTAGAAAAAGTATAA
- the secE gene encoding preprotein translocase subunit SecE — translation MSSLINFLKGSYNEFRHKVEWPKWSDLQSSTIVVTVATVILALFTFGVDELFSKAISNIIGMLINLFN, via the coding sequence ATGAGTTCATTAATCAATTTTTTAAAAGGTTCTTATAACGAATTCAGACATAAAGTTGAATGGCCAAAATGGTCTGACCTGCAGTCTTCTACAATTGTAGTGACCGTAGCGACAGTGATCTTGGCTCTATTTACCTTTGGTGTTGACGAGTTGTTTTCTAAAGCAATCAGCAACATAATAGGAATGCTTATCAACTTGTTCAATTAA
- the tuf gene encoding elongation factor Tu yields the protein MAKETFNRNKPHLNIGTIGHVDHGKTTLTAAISAVLASKGLAEKKDFSAIDSAPEEKERGITINTAHIEYETEKRHYAHVDCPGHADYVKNMVTGAAQMDGAIVVCAATDGPMPQTREHILLCRQVNVPRIVVFMNKVDMVDDAELLELVEMELRDLLSTYEFDGDNSPVIQGSALGALTAATEGNSDDKWFKSVEQLMDAVDEWIEEPIRDTDKPFLMPIEDVFSITGRGTVATGRIEAGIINTGDPVDIVGMGDEKLTSTITGVEMFRKILDRGEAGDNVGLLLRGIEKTDIKRGMVIAKKDSVKPHKKFKASVYILSKEEGGRHTPFHNKYRPQFYVRTTDVTGEIFLPEGVEMVMPGDNLEITVELLQPIALNEGLRFAIREGGRTVGSGQVTEILD from the coding sequence ATGGCAAAGGAAACGTTTAATCGTAACAAACCACACTTGAACATTGGTACTATTGGTCACGTTGACCATGGTAAAACTACTCTTACAGCTGCTATTTCTGCTGTATTAGCTAGCAAAGGTCTTGCTGAGAAAAAAGACTTCTCTGCAATTGACTCTGCTCCAGAAGAAAAAGAAAGAGGTATTACTATCAATACAGCTCACATCGAATACGAAACTGAAAAAAGACACTATGCTCACGTTGACTGTCCAGGTCACGCGGATTACGTAAAGAACATGGTAACAGGTGCTGCTCAGATGGACGGAGCTATCGTGGTATGTGCTGCGACTGACGGACCAATGCCTCAAACAAGAGAACACATTCTACTTTGCCGTCAGGTAAACGTACCAAGAATCGTTGTTTTCATGAATAAAGTTGACATGGTGGATGATGCTGAGTTATTAGAGCTTGTTGAAATGGAGCTTAGAGACTTATTATCTACTTATGAATTTGATGGAGATAACTCTCCTGTAATCCAAGGTTCTGCTCTTGGTGCACTTACTGCTGCTACTGAAGGTAACTCTGACGATAAGTGGTTTAAGTCTGTTGAGCAATTAATGGATGCTGTTGATGAGTGGATCGAAGAGCCAATCAGAGATACTGATAAGCCATTCTTGATGCCAATCGAAGATGTATTCTCTATTACTGGTAGAGGTACTGTAGCAACTGGTAGAATCGAAGCTGGTATCATCAACACTGGTGATCCTGTAGATATCGTAGGGATGGGTGATGAAAAATTAACTTCTACAATTACAGGGGTTGAGATGTTCAGAAAAATCCTAGACAGAGGTGAAGCTGGTGATAACGTAGGTCTATTGTTGAGAGGTATTGAAAAAACTGACATCAAGAGAGGTATGGTAATCGCTAAGAAAGATTCTGTGAAGCCACACAAAAAATTCAAAGCATCTGTTTATATCCTTTCTAAAGAAGAAGGTGGACGTCACACTCCATTCCACAACAAATACCGTCCTCAGTTCTACGTAAGAACTACTGACGTTACAGGTGAGATCTTCTTACCAGAAGGTGTAGAAATGGTAATGCCTGGTGATAACTTAGAGATCACTGTAGAATTGTTACAACCAATCGCTCTTAACGAGGGTCTTAGATTCGCGATCAGAGAAGGAGGTAGAACAGTTGGTTCAGGTCAGGTTACTGAAATCTTAGACTAA
- a CDS encoding DUF4394 domain-containing protein, translated as MRKLLHLFTVLFSIVILFSCDETEDPMPSDMIAQGPDLMVYGITSTNELVSFNANNPKNFVSKVMVTGLVSGEKLMSIDFRPATGELYALSNASKLYIINTSSASARMVGTTAFSPAISGNIASIDFNPTVDRIRLVSNTGQNLRLHPETGAVAATDLNINGGGTPSITGIAYTNSKSGASTTVLYDIDMASGKLFKQDPPNNGALVEIGSLGTTFSGQAAFDIKYDNSTALLALNNNLHIIDLNNGKATNIGMLQQQIIDLAIPTEPVAYAVDNSNNLQIFNPNSPMPVAKAITGLQTGENILGIDFRPLNGQLYALGSTSRLYTINLGTGAATAIGASPFPTLLAGTDFGFDFNPTVDKIRVISNTGQNLRLDPVTGGITAVDGTLNPGTPMAGAAAYTNNFAGATSTTLFIIDHNTDKLYQQNPPNNGTLVETGSLGINITSANGFDIGSMSQKAYLLATVGAATKIYSINTSTGAATSVADFPNAVRGFAVGLGF; from the coding sequence ATGAGAAAACTACTACATTTATTTACAGTGCTGTTCAGCATTGTCATTTTATTTTCGTGTGATGAAACCGAAGATCCGATGCCATCAGATATGATTGCTCAAGGACCGGATCTTATGGTATATGGAATTACATCAACCAACGAACTCGTATCTTTTAATGCCAATAATCCTAAAAATTTCGTCTCCAAAGTAATGGTTACAGGATTGGTTTCCGGCGAAAAACTGATGAGCATAGATTTCCGTCCTGCTACGGGAGAGCTTTATGCCCTGTCGAATGCAAGCAAGCTGTACATCATCAATACATCCAGTGCGTCTGCAAGAATGGTTGGTACCACCGCTTTTTCACCTGCAATTTCAGGAAATATTGCTTCAATAGATTTTAATCCGACGGTAGACAGAATCCGTTTGGTAAGTAATACCGGACAAAACTTAAGGCTTCATCCGGAAACCGGAGCAGTAGCGGCAACCGATCTGAATATCAACGGAGGCGGAACTCCATCAATTACCGGAATTGCTTATACCAACAGTAAATCCGGAGCTTCAACTACTGTTCTGTACGATATTGATATGGCTTCCGGAAAATTATTTAAACAAGATCCTCCCAATAATGGAGCATTAGTGGAAATCGGAAGTTTAGGAACAACTTTTTCAGGACAGGCCGCTTTTGATATTAAATATGACAACAGCACAGCTTTATTAGCTTTAAATAACAACCTTCATATAATTGACCTTAATAATGGAAAGGCAACGAATATAGGGATGCTTCAGCAGCAAATTATTGATCTTGCCATCCCTACGGAGCCGGTTGCTTACGCGGTGGACAATTCTAACAATCTCCAGATTTTTAATCCGAATAGTCCGATGCCTGTTGCTAAAGCAATTACAGGGCTTCAGACCGGGGAAAACATTCTGGGCATCGACTTCAGACCGCTTAACGGACAACTTTATGCATTGGGCAGCACGAGCAGACTGTATACCATTAATTTAGGAACAGGAGCTGCAACGGCTATAGGAGCCTCTCCTTTTCCAACATTACTTGCAGGAACGGATTTCGGATTTGATTTCAACCCTACTGTTGATAAAATTAGAGTCATAAGCAATACGGGACAGAATCTTCGTTTAGATCCTGTTACAGGAGGAATTACCGCTGTAGACGGAACTCTTAATCCTGGGACTCCAATGGCTGGAGCTGCTGCCTATACCAATAATTTTGCCGGGGCAACATCAACAACGCTATTCATTATCGATCACAATACAGATAAATTGTATCAGCAGAATCCGCCTAACAACGGAACATTAGTAGAGACTGGTTCTTTAGGAATCAATATTACCAGTGCGAATGGCTTCGATATCGGAAGCATGAGCCAGAAAGCATATTTGCTGGCAACCGTAGGAGCGGCGACGAAAATTTACAGCATTAATACCTCAACAGGTGCCGCAACCTCTGTTGCAGATTTCCCAAATGCAGTGAGAGGTTTTGCTGTGGGATTAGGATTTTAA